In Naumovozyma castellii chromosome 1, complete genome, one DNA window encodes the following:
- the TRK1 gene encoding Trk1p (ancestral locus Anc_1.224) yields the protein MFKRTLTQVSTLGPFNREYRKTFGHKLRDLISEIGSKCSPIKKYIFPNFIAVHYFYIILLTIISSILMYPVKNSRYIDILFLATGATTQGGLNTVNVNELTLYQQLVIYLTCIMATPIVIHGCLAFVRLYWFERYFDGIRDSSKKNFEMRRTRTILERELTARTITKNRTNMSQNSRYSRQPNFGNGSQRDDFQEKLFSGKMVNRDENDVLSRRPTNIRDDSSRFKNKLSREDNMTGNNSRHAIKFQDQEQNNDNNSDHFIREQEKFVQRRHSQDISPTDMYRSIMMLRNQHEEHAENEGPALVIKAPSGSDDKKGNDNKNTHSERITGENSSSVKQSRETISNDNTDHDDNDADDADDAGLTSNVSYGGSLSEVATGSESSHDIADETTEEGLTSPFSTEESFNSVSPQSRSKSPLRNLSMNKGFNSTSELNNTDENHVHYTTEPTIQFDISKPPRIDRRKRKLAPKPRPSYFGYTKRSSRNILKHIPKGRRFRKHLKRRLSTNSVAKPNNEELTGKSPVEHPEESDDGDFEEYFADNETDEDEINQPIQTYRPPPPRHRSSSYHNTDISVITNGLKKSKTYDMALSKELDELSQKPDFQKMVYQNWKSKHKKNARFPHIYHTKTGLTATTDSEDQRNLSSSNGDNSLNSQDYDDSELESRYNTTGMYDGENSERDNGLDEEANYYGLHFDPDVNLTPLHAPFSRTMSTNYLSWQPTIGRNSNFYNLTQSQKDELGGVEYRAIKLLCTILLVYYIGFNIMAFVMLVPWICVKKQYIAIVRSDGISPAWWGFFTAMSSFADLGLTVTPDSMSSFDTSIYPQIVMMWFIIIGNTGFPVLLRFIIWVMFKLAPDLSQRKESLGFLLDHPRRCFTLLFPSAATWWLLIVLLALNITDLILFVILDFSSSYLKGISRGHRVLMGLFQGVCTRTAGFSVMNISDMHASIQVSYMLMMYVSVLPLAISIRRTNVYEEQSLGIYGDVVNPEDVDGEEDENDDEDEEDEEYEDDTHSSENSKDNTSNSSSSTPKKKNSDKKPSATSFIGAHLRRQLSFDLWYLFLGLFVICICENNKIKDINSPNFNVFAILFELVSAYGTVGLSFGYPNTNESFSGRFTTLSKLVIIAMLIRGRNRGLPYSLDRAIILPSERLEHIDHIEDLKLKRRRASTKDSDAMTGYIKKNTRWLRHGIRKGIRRSNTVHSGPSRDAYLMHDIS from the coding sequence ATGTTCAAGAGGACGCTGACGCAGGTGTCCACTTTGGGTCCATTCAACAGAGAATACCGAAAAACCTTTGGTCATAAACTCCGTGACCTGATATCTGAGATAGGGTCCAAATGCTCTCCCATTAAAAAATACATTTTCCCCAATTTTATTGCAGTGCATTATTTTTACATCATATTGTTAACCATTATATCGTCCATACTGATGTATCCAGTCAAGAATTCCAGATATATCGACATTTTATTCCTGGCAACCGGTGCGACAACACAAGGTGGACTGAATACAGTCAACGTGAATGAATTGACATTGTATCAACAATTGGTCATTTATTTGACCTGTATAATGGCAACACCGATTGTTATACATGGATGTTTGGCGTTTGTGAGGCTGTATTGgtttgaaagatattttgatgGGATTAGAGATTcatcaaagaagaattttgaaatgagaagaacaagaaccaTATTGGAAAGAGAATTGACTGCGAGGACGATTACGAAGAATAGAACAAATATGTCTCAAAATAGTAGGTATTCAAGGCAACCAAATTTTGGAAACGGCTCTCAGAGAGATGATTTCCAGGAAAAGTTGTTTAGCGGGAAAATGGTCAATagagatgaaaatgatgtATTGTCAAGGAGGCCGACAAATATTCGAGATGATAGTTCTagattcaaaaataaactGTCCCGAGAAGATAACATGACCGGTAATAATAGTCGTCATGcaataaaatttcaagatcaagagcaaaacaatgataataatagtgACCATTTTATACGAGAACAGGAGAAATTTGTTCAGAGAAGGCACTCCCAGGATATATCACCAACGGATATGTATAGATCTATCATGATGTTGAGAAATCAACATGAAGAACATGCTGAAAATGAAGGACCCGCTCTTGTTATTAAAGCTCCTTCAGGTAGTGACGATAAAAAAGgtaatgataataagaataCCCATTCTGAGCGTATCACTGGTGAAAATTCAAGCTCTGTCAAACAAAGTAGAGAAACTATCAGTAACGATAATACCGAtcatgatgataatgatgcTGATGATGCTGATGATGCTGGATTGACAAGTAACGTATCCTATGGCGGAAGTTTGAGTGAGGTAGCTACAGGCAGCGAAAGTAGTCATGATATAGCTGATGAAACGACGGAAGAAGGGCTAACCAGTCCATTTAGTACAGAAGAAAGCTTCAATTCTGTGAGTCCGCAAAGTAGATCTAAATCACCTCTACgaaatctttcaatgaataAAGGGTTTAATTCAACATCTGAATTGAATAACACAGATGAAAACCACGTGCATTATACTACAGAACCAACTattcaatttgatatttcCAAACCGCCAAGAATTGATAGAAGGAAACGAAAGCTAGCTCCTAAACCTAGGCCGTCATATTTTGGTTATACAAAAAGATCAAGCAGAAATATTCTAAAACATATTCCAAAAGGGAGAAGATTCAGAAAACACCTCAAGAGAAGATTATCAACAAATTCTGTTGCTAAGCCTAATAACGAGGAATTGACTGGCAAGAGTCCAGTGGAACATCCAGAAGAATCTGATGACggtgattttgaagaatattttgcCGATAATGAAACAGATGAAGACGAGATAAACCAACCGATTCAGACATATCGCCCTCCACCTCCTAGACACCGGTCCTCATCTTATCACAATACAGATATCAGTGTTATTACAAATGGTTTAAAGAAGTCAAAAACTTATGACATGGCTCTTTCAAAGGAGTTAGATGAGCTATCACAAAAGCCtgattttcaaaaaatggtTTATCAGAATTGGAAGTCGAAGCACAAGAAAAATGCAAGATTCCCACATATCTACCACACTAAGACCGGTTTGACCGCAACAACTGATAGTGAGGATCAAAGAAACCTTTCCTCTTCTAATGGCGATAATAGTTTGAATTCACAAGATTATGATGATTCTGAGCTCGAAAGTAGGTATAATACAACTGGAATGTACGATGGAGAAAACAGCGAACGTGATAATGGTTTGGACGAAGAAGCCAACTATTACGGTCTTCATTTTGATCCAGATGTGAATTTAACGCCTTTGCACGCACCATTTTCAAGAACAATGAGTACAAACTATTTATCATGGCAACCAACAATTGGACGTAATTCGAATTTTTACAATTTAACACAAAGTCaaaaagatgaattggGAGGTGTTGAATATCGAGCTATTAAGTTACTGTGCACTATTTTACTAGTTTACTATATCGGATTCAACATCATGGCATTTGTCATGTTAGTCCCATGGATTTGTGTTAAAAAGCAATACATTGCAATTGTTCGTAGCGATGGTATCTCACCTGCTTGGTGGGGCTTCTTTACTGCAATGAGTTCTTTTGCAGATTTGGGTCTTACCGTTACCCCAGATTCAATGAGTTCCTTTGATACTTCTATTTATCCTCAGATTGTGATGATGtggtttattatcatcGGTAATACAGGGTTTCCCGTACTCCTAAGATTTATCATTTGGGTAATGTTTAAATTAGCCCCCGATTTATCGCAAAGAAAGGAAAGTTTGGGATTTTTGTTAGATCATCCTCGTCGTTGTTTcacattattatttccaaGTGCAGCCACTTGGTGGTTATTGATTGTGCTTCTAGCTCTTAACATCACTGATCTTATTTTGTTTGTTATCTTAGACTTCAGCTCCTCTTATTTGAAAGGTATTAGTCGAGGCCACAGAGTTTTGATGGGTTTATTTCAAGGTGTGTGCACAAGGACAGCCGGGTTTTCTGTGATGAATATAAGCGATATGCATGCCTCTATTCAGGTTTCGTATATGTTAATGATGTACGTCTCAGTATTACCGCTAGCAATTTCTATCAGAAGGACAAATGTGTATGAAGAGCAATCTCTAGGGATCTATGGAGATGTTGTCAATCCAGAAGATGTGGACGGCgaagaggatgaaaatgatgatgaagacgaggaagatgaagaatatgaGGACGACACCCATAGTAGCGAGAACTCAAAAGATAATACATCTAATTCAAGCTCCTCGacaccaaagaagaaaaattctgATAAAAAACCATCTGCAACATCGTTTATTGGAGCACATTTGAGGAGACAACTATCATTTGATTTGTGGTATTTATTCCTTGGTTTATTTGTTATTTGCATTTGcgaaaataataaaatcaaagatattaattctCCTAATTTTAACGTATTTGCTATTCTATTTGAACTAGTAAGTGCATACGGGACAGTTGGTCTATCATTTGGTTATCCAAATACCAATGAATCATTTTCAGGAAGATTTACTACATTATCCAAATTAGTCATTATTGCGATGTTAATTAGAGGTAGAAATAGAGGTCTTCCATATTCCTTAGATCGTGCCATCATTCTTCCAAGTGAAAGGTTGGAACATATAGATCATATTGAGGATCTAAAGctgaagagaagaagagcTTCTACAAAAGATAGTGACGCTATGACAGGTTAcatcaagaaaaatactAGATGGTTAAGACATGGCATCCGGAAGGGTATAAGACGATCGAATACCGTTCACTCCGGTCCCTCTCGAGATGCATACTTAATGCACGATATATCttaa
- the PBS2 gene encoding mitogen-activated protein kinase kinase PBS2 (ancestral locus Anc_1.225), translating into MMSTDSFSKLSIADVSDTRDGQMMDEQTEQTTTTTPAVRRTSSPVINETAAAAATVTTPTGSIHSNGTPNVKRTSSTSSNYDNINANLHARVKAFQEQRALKRSASIGSNKSDHNESAQTADQQQQQQQQQQQGTKNIQHIVNKPLPPLPPMNMLNTSPKAATAEVKSSHRISMTIETTSTIEKNVEQQQQQQQREIKQIDERNIRIRQQRQQHNIEYPLPPPTNMAQFNPSRRAPRLPVNVHAVSGSAPPPITSSTLPNRPVKQSLSARRGLKLPPGGMSLKMLNKPSLSLSSSSSSLSQTSEEFSASPSNKTHKGGKHSNPGSLINGVQSTATSSSNNEQHDTKGTTPPQQNNCNNSSLGSGSGGSGGLFANFAKYVDIKSGSLNFAGKLSLSSKGIDFSNGSSSRITLAELEFIEELGHGNYGNVSKVLHKPTNVIMAMKEVKLELDEAKFRQILMELEVLHKCKSPYIVDFYGAFFIEGAVYMCMEYMDGGSLDKIYDQDPEIGGIDEPQLAVIATAVIRGLKVLKDVHHIIHRDVKPTNILCSAKQGTIKLCDFGVSGNLVASMAKTNIGCQSYMAPERIKSLNPDIATYTVQSDIWSLGLSILEMALGRYPYPPETFDNIFSQLSAIVDGPPPKLPAGKFSKEAQDFVSLCLQKVPERRLNYTALLEHPWLVKYRDVDVGMSEYLTTRKELKKRILAEKGNDNLPKKVPALHMGGL; encoded by the coding sequence ATGATGAGCACCGACTCCTTCTCCAAGCTATCAATAGCAGACGTATCCGACACAAGGGACGGTCAAATGATGGACGAGCAAACAGAGCAaactacaacaacaacgCCTGCTGTGAGAAGAACTTCTTCCCCAGTAATTAACGaaacagcagcagcagcagcaacagtAACAACCCCGACAGGCTCTATCCATTCCAATGGAACTCCAAACGTAAAGAGGACATCCTCCACATCCTCAAACTACGACAATATTAATGCAAACTTGCATGCAAGAGTCAAGGCGTTTCAAGAGCAGAGAGCTTTGAAGAGATCCGCTAGTATTGGAAGTAATAAGAGTGATCATAATGAATCTGCACAGACTGCCgatcaacaacagcagcagcagcagcagcagcaacaagGAACAAAGAATATACAGCATATAGTCAATAAACCACTGCCTCCGTTGCCTCCCATGAATATGCTGAATACATCGCCGAAGGCTGCTACGGCGGAAGTCAAGTCGTCTCACAGGATATCGATGACCATCGAGACAACCTCGACTATTGAGAAAAACGTTGagcaacagcagcagcagcaacagaGAGAAATTAAACAGATTGATGAAAGAAACATAAGGATAAGACAACAAAGACAACAGCATAACATTGAATATCCACTCCCACCTCCAACAAACATGGCACAATTTAACCCAAGCAGAAGAGCCCCCAGGCTCCCCGTAAACGTACATGCTGTAAGTGGTTCTGCACCTCCACCAATAACATCATCCACTCTACCGAACCGTCCCGTGAAACAAAGCTTAAGTGCTCGACGTGGGTTGAAACTACCACCGGGGGGTATGTCGttgaaaatgttaaatAAACCATCATTATCGttatcttcatcttcatcatcccTATCACAAACATCAGAAGAATTCTCAGCATCACCTTCAAATAAGACGCATAAAGGTGGTAAACATTCCAATCCAGGTTCTTTAATCAACGGTGTACAAAGTACAGCCACCTCTTCAAGTAATAACGAACAACATGACACGAAGGGAACTACTCCTCcacaacaaaataattgtaataattCCTCCCTCGGGTCCGGCAGTGGTGGTTCAGGTGGTCTCTTTGCCAATTTCGCCAAATATGTAGATATTAAATCCGGTTCACTAAACTTTGCAGGaaaattatcattatccTCCAAGGGGATCGATTTCAGTAATGGTTCAAGTTCAAGAATCACATTGGCGGAATTggaattcattgaagaattgggTCATGGGAATTATGGGAACGTATCCAAAGTGTTACATAAACCAACAAATGTCATCATGGCAATGAAAGAAgtcaaattggaattggatgaaGCCAAATTTAGACAAATTTTAATGGAATTGGAAGTGTTACATAAATGTAAATCACCTTATATCGTGGACTTTTATGGTGCATTTTTCATCGAGGGTGCAGTATACATGTGTATGGAATACATGGATGGTGGTTCATTGGATAAAATATATGATCAGGACCCTGAAATTGGCGGTATTGATGAACCACAATTAGCAGTTATTGCCACAGCAGTAATTAGAGGTTTGAAAGTATTAAAGGATGTTCATCACATTATCCATAGAGATGTGAAACctacaaatatattatgtTCTGCCAAGCAAGGTACTATAAAATTATGTGATTTTGGAGTTTCAGGAAATTTGGTGGCGTCCATGGCAAAGACCAATATTGGATGTCAATCATATATGGCTCCAGAACGTATTAAGTCATTAAATCCAGATATTGCTACATATACGGTTCAATCTGATATTTGGTCCCTAGGATTATCCATTTTGGAAATGGCATTGGGCAGATATCCATACCCACCTGAAacttttgataatattttctcaCAATTAAGTGCCATTGTCGATGGACCTCCACCAAAATTACCAGCAGGTAAATTTAGTAAAGAAGCTCAAGATTTTGTTTCCTTATGTTTACAAAAGGTCCCtgaaagaagattgaattATACAGCATTGTTAGAACATCCTTGGTTAGTTAAATATAGAGACGTTGATGTAGGAATGAGTGAATATCTGACAACAAGAAAggaattaaagaagagaatattAGCGGAGAAGGGTAATGATAACTTACCAAAGAAGGTCCCCGCTCTACACATGGGTGGGTTATGA